TTCTTCATGTAGATATGCTAAAACTCTTGCTATTGCTAAAGCAATTTTGTACCTTTTACTACAATCAAGTTTATTAGATGACAAATTGTCAGCTAAAGAACCATTTTCCATGTATTCATAAACCAATAATCTATATTTTCCCTCAGCACAATATCCCcacatttcaatcaaattcatgtgATTAAGCCTTCCAATGCCTACTTCAGCGAGAAACTCGCCTTCTCCTCCTTGTTGAGCATTGTAAAGTCTCTTTATTGCAGCATGTCTTTCATCAGATAATATGCCTTTGTAAACAACCCCTCCTCCGCCTCTTCCGATCTCTTGACTGAACCCTTTTGTTGCTTTCTTTAGCTCCAAGTAACTGAATTTTCGGAACCCAATATCCGCTAGATGGTAGCCCTGTTGGTCTGCATTAGTATTTTGGTGCGTCCTTAATAGGGAGCACCAaatgacaaaaatgaaaaccaCCTCGAAAGCTCCAATCGCGGTgacaaaccataaaaaaaacttcacaaaaTGACTCTCGCTTGCACTAACGAAAACTCTTTGAAGTTTCACTTGACAAATATGGTCCCCCGGAGTGGAAGTTTCTTGTTTCGAAAAGTTATTACCTTTAGGCAATCTCAAGTATGTTGTTCCTACAAAGAATGGCGAATGCCTTCCATTTCtcaattgtgtttttgtataaCACTTATAAAAGCCTTTTCCCGATCCAAAACCGTGCTGAAATCCTTTACAATTACAATCTTGTAAGCATAATTTCTCACAAGAACTATAGTTACTAACTTCAACATAGTGAATGTCATACCCATAAAACTCAACATTTACCATCCCTGAAAAGGTAGACTCGCTTCTATTGCAAGTAAAATCGAACATAGGTTCGCAACCATAAGACCAATCACTATGATTCTTGACTCTATAACCTGGAATACAAGAACATTTTCTTCCATGCTTAGGATTATAACTACATGTACTATTATCTCCACAAATCCCATGAGCTATACAAGCTGTAAGTTTAAGAGTGCAACCTAATAGGGTGGGTGAATTAGGTTTTAAGactttttggttattttagagatgttttggattccttttatttttcttgaaagttAAGATGAAGGTAATAACAATAtgctgaaaaataaaagagagaaggGAAAGAGAAAATGGACACAAGAGAATTATAGTGGTTCCCCTATTGGTACGTCCACTCCCTTCACACCCCGCGAAGGAATTCACTATGTTAGAATCTTTGTTACAAGCAATCTTACCCCAAGACCCCCTAACAATCTTTCTAACATACAACACAAGATAGCACCCCACTATCTTAAACAACACTTGTTTCCACAACCTTGGAAAACAAGCAACAATACAAAGTTACAATGAAGAAAACTATGTATGGCTGTTATCAAATCAATATCACtttaataatgtatatatcTTAGTGCTCAGAAACTTTTGGGGTCTGTGATATAAGTTCTAGTCAACCGTGATTTAAAATCTTTCCACCGCTCCGCCGCATAGTGAAaccatattttcttaaaatgatcaTTCCTTTTTGCATCATCAAACCCGGGTATAACAAAAATAGcctaaaatatttacattaaaaaatttggtgttaGCATAAGATGTATTTGatatgataataaaatataacaaaatgttgaatttcaaaTACCTTAATATCTGTCCACATAGCATTTTTTACTCCTTCAGGTATATGTTTCCACAACTCTTTCGCAATACTGcatctttctcgagtaagaAGTGCTACGTAACTCTTAAAATGGGAGGCATTGTTACCATAACACTCTCCAGTTTCTAGATCAAACTGGAGAGGGATCTTTATACCCGTTTTACGAACGTTTTCAATTGCTTTCAACATAGTGGGACCTCTAACACTTTTTTTATTACGTTGACTAGTTTCAGCAGAGTTGTCGGTTGAATCAGCCATATCGTATCTGTttacacaaaacacaaaaaagttaTATTGTCGGTTGAATCAGATTATGCAGAAAAAAttatgtagaaaaaaaaattatgcagaaaatggTTCTAACcattttaaatatcaaattatgcagaaaaaaaaataagcacaAGCTCATAATTAAACATAAGTTATATTGCCCAGAATCTCAAAACAGATTTCTTAAGGTTCAAGTATTTAAACAATACAGCAGTAgcagaagtttttttttcaaaacataaaagcTAAAAACTAACAGTACATATTCAAAACATTACAGATGCATTACATAAACAGCACatcaaaacataatcaaaataaaaggaGAAAAGCAATGATATGCTAGCATCTGCAGCTTTTTCTTCTCTAATCCCATATTCCTTCGTCATGATCTAAACGAATAGCTGCATGCACATCATCCTCTTCGTTTTCTTCAATGAAGGTAGGCACATCTGATGAGAAAGGAGGAATTTCGGAAATATCAAGCTCTTGATTTTCATAACTACCATGCACATTTTTTCCTTGTAGAACCACCGACCACCGTTCATTAGAAGGATCTTTGACATAAAACACCTGTTTTGCTTGGGATGCCATGATGAAAGGTTCGTCTTTATAAGCTAACTTGCAAAGATCAACTATTGTAAATCCTAATTCATCAATTCTCACACCATTGTTGATATCAATCCATTTACATTTAAATAAAGGCACTTTAAACACAACGTAATCAACCTCCCAGATCTCTTCAATCACCCCAAAGTAGGGTGTAGATGCCATAAccggatttttatctttggaactaGAGAAGTGCATGGACTCTGCCACAATCATAACCCCACTATTTTGCATGGTACTGCGGTCATCCTTTGATTTTGTATAAAAGGAAGTTTTGTTAATATCATATGCACTCCAAGTCAATATGTTACATTTAGGCTCATAGGACAACCACTTTATTGTATCGGAAACACTATCATCTTGGCAGACCTTTTCTTTAAACCACTCTGAGAATTTCTTATTATGCTCTCTTAACACCCATTTTTCATTCATCTTATCGTGCATTTTCTTTATGATGCTTTTGTGAGCAGACAAGTAAGGTTGAACTTCATCAGTGTTATTCAATATATACAAATGCGCTTGAAGAATTATATCAATATGCATGCTCTTGACATTTAAACCTTGCGTGCCCACACCGTCACATCTTCCATCATGACGAGACTTGGGAACCCCTATAGCATCCACTTCTGACAAATAGTTTGAACAAAACTCAATAGCTTCTTCTGCAATGTACCTCTCAACAATCGAAGCTTCCGGACGGTGTGGGTTTTTTGTATACCCTTTTAGGATCTTCATGTATCGCTCTATTGGATACATCCACCGTAAATAAATTGGGCCACACAATCTAATCTCCCTTACTAGATGAACAATCAAATGAACCataatgtcaaaaaatgaagGAGGAAAATACATCTCCAATTGACACAAGATAATTGCAGCTTCGTTTTCCAACTCGTCTAACTTCAATGGATCAATTGCTTTACAACATATTGCATTGAAGAATAAGCACAACCTGCATATAGCTTTCCTAACATTATCGGGCAATATCCCACGAATAGCCACAGGTAGTAGTTGTTGCATCAAGACATGACAATCATGAGATTTTAAGCCGATTAATTTGAGATCTTTCATTGATACAAGGCTCTTGACATTTGACGAGTAACCATGTGGCACTTTGATACTTTGTAAACACTTGCAAAAACTTGTTTTCTCGTCTTTAGACAAAGTGTGACACGCGGGAGGCAAATATGTCTTGTCATTGATTTTTTGTGGTAATAACTCTTGTCGTATAcccatcaaatccatatcaAGACGAGCATGTGCACCATCTTTTGTCTTGCCTTTAATGTCGAGAAGTGTTCCAATTACACTATCACATACATTTTTCTCCACGTGCATCACATCAATACAATGTCTTACATCAAGACTAGACCAATATGGAAGATCAAAGAACACTGACCTCTTTTTCCATATACTTTTCACAACAGGCTGCTTTTTCCTTTTGACACTTTCACTTTCGGCTTTTGGCACTTTCGCTTTTGGTACTCTCCCTTTTGGCTTTTGGCACTTTCCGAAGACAACATTAATGTCTCGTTGTCGTTCATAAACTTCCTCTCCAGTTAAGGGCGTTGGAGCAACACCATTCTCTTGGTCTCCGTCAAAAGCTTTTCGCAATCTACGATATGGATGATAACGATTTAGAAATTTTCGGTGGCCAAGATAAACAgtcttctttccatttttcaGTTGCttataacatgtttttttttcacatatggGACACGCA
This genomic interval from Trifolium pratense cultivar HEN17-A07 linkage group LG6, ARS_RC_1.1, whole genome shotgun sequence contains the following:
- the LOC123892340 gene encoding uncharacterized protein LOC123892340, whose amino-acid sequence is MDRSWMRANRLSTEYRHGVMEFLQFAESNAELERPPPEFPPLFLCPCINCANKEPKRTKKEIMNHLICDGICQNYTQWIWHGEVVATPSVSHRESGSVDIDDRLEDMMRDIGEDSFKRAHVYETLCSDKDEPLYPGCTNFTRLSAVLKLFNLKAKNGWTDKSFTELLELLIQMLPEGNVMPNRYYEAKKVLCPMGLEYEKIHACPNDCILYRKEFVNYNHCPTCKASRYKKKDGDSSDDEVTKTGPPAKVVWYLPIISRFKRLFANANDAKNLRWHAEERKCDGQIRHVADSLQWKKIDSLFPNFGKESRNLRLGLATDGMNPFGNQSTNHSSWPVLLMIYNLSPWLCMKRKYIMLSMMISGPRQPGNDIDVYLSPLIDDLKVLWEEGVDVFDSYSGEQFNMRAMLFCTINDFPAYGNLSGYSVKGHNACPICEKKTCYKQLKNGKKTVYLGHRKFLNRYHPYRRLRKAFDGDQENGVAPTPLTGEEVYERQRDINVVFGKCQKPKGRVPKAKVPKAESESVKRKKQPVVKSIWKKRSVFFDLPYWSSLDVRHCIDVMHVEKNVCDSVIGTLLDIKGKTKDGAHARLDMDLMGIRQELLPQKINDKTYLPPACHTLSKDEKTSFCKCLQSIKVPHGYSSNVKSLVSMKDLKLIGLKSHDCHVLMQQLLPVAIRGILPDNVRKAICRLCLFFNAICCKAIDPLKLDELENEAAIILCQLEMYFPPSFFDIMVHLIVHLVREIRLCGPIYLRWMYPIERYMKILKGYTKNPHRPEASIVERYIAEEAIEFCSNYLSEVDAIGVPKSRHDGRCDGVGTQGLNVKSMHIDIILQAHLYILNNTDEVQPYLSAHKSIIKKMHDKMNEKWVLREHNKKFSEWFKEKVCQDDSVSDTIKWLSYEPKCNILTWSAYDINKTSFYTKSKDDRSTMQNSGVMIVAESMHFSSSKDKNPVMASTPYFGVIEEIWEVDYVVFKVPLFKCKWIDINNGVRIDELGFTIVDLCKLAYKDEPFIMASQAKQVFYVKDPSNERWSVVLQGKNVHGSYENQELDISEIPPFSSDVPTFIEENEEDDVHAAIRLDHDEGIWD
- the LOC123892339 gene encoding putative receptor protein kinase ZmPK1, producing the protein MADSTDNSAETSQRNKKSVRGPTMLKAIENVRKTGIKIPLQFDLETGECYGNNASHFKSYVALLTRERCSIAKELWKHIPEGVKNAMWTDIKAIFVIPGFDDAKRNDHFKKIWLWKQVLFKIVGCYLVLYVRKIVRGSWGCTLKLTACIAHGICGDNSTCSYNPKHGRKCSCIPGYRVKNHSDWSYGCEPMFDFTCNRSESTFSGMVNVEFYGYDIHYVEVSNYSSCEKLCLQDCNCKGFQHGFGSGKGFYKCYTKTQLRNGRHSPFFVGTTYLRLPKGNNFSKQETSTPGDHICQVKLQRVFVSASESHFVKFFLWFVTAIGAFEVVFIFVIWCSLLRTHQNTNADQQGYHLADIGFRKFSYLELKKATKGFSQEIGRGGGGVVYKGILSDERHAAIKRLYNAQQGGEGEFLAEVGIGRLNHMNLIEMWGYCAEGKYRLLVYEYMENGSLADNLSSNKLDCSKRYKIALAIARVLAYLHEECLEWILHCDIKPQNIGLNYVHSCLPKTYFAANR